A window of Perognathus longimembris pacificus isolate PPM17 chromosome 6, ASM2315922v1, whole genome shotgun sequence contains these coding sequences:
- the LOC125352852 gene encoding zinc finger protein with KRAB and SCAN domains 4-like, translating into MVCYYSDPPILLSLKMARESKASTALDDQSIEDQIGLLVIKVEDEEASSFVEEVHLPGSSAQGLEHCRQRFRDFRYPTTVGPREALSQLWELCRQWLRPDLRSKEQILELLVLEQFLTILPGDLQGWVREQRPESGAEVVVLLEYLERQLDEPMPQVPDGDQEQELLCSKVVPFATAQGSQNSQLQPMNSLLKHKSLESQPLQDRVFHEACGEEPMISARLTPESQGLLKMENAMTLSPAWVHQDSSQMNPYRDERQNCGSQVSLGQEMQVKTSDVTTGEKPEEEPGPLCEDIAQIPVCEQESRLQRKQKSATGSRRHICHECGKSFAQSSGLSKHKRIHTGEKPYECEECRKAFIGSSALITHQRVHTGEKPYECKVCGKAFSHSSDLIKHQRTHTGEKPYECDNCGKTFSQSCSLLEHHKIHTGEKPYLCIMCGKAFRRSSHLRRHQRIHTGAKSVHQPDQESQGRTQSQWGNTANPVSYKCNVCERSFSQNTGLIEHQKIHTGEKPYQCDTCGKGFTRTSYLVQHQRSHMGKGLLSQ; encoded by the exons ATGGTATGCTATTACAGTGACCCCCCAATACTGCTTTCACTGAAGATGGCTAGAGAGTCGAAGGCCAGCACAGCCCTGGATGACCAATCTATAGAAGATCAGATCGGCCTTCTGGTCATAAAAGTGGAAGACGAAGAGGCCTCCTCCTTTGTAGAGGAGGTCCATTTGCCAGGCAGCAGtgcccagggtcttgagcattgTCGCCAGCGCTTCCGTGATTTCCGGTACCCCACAACTGTGGGCCCCCGAGAGGCGCTGAGCCAGCTGTGGGAGCTCTGTAGACAGTGGCTGCGGCCGGACCTGCGCAGCAAGGAGCAGATCCTGGAGCTGCTGGTGCTGGAGCAGTTCCTGACCATCCTGCCGGGGGACCTGCAGGGCTGGGTGCGGGAGCAGCGCCCAGAGAGTGGGGCAGAGGTGGTGGTGCTGCTGGAGTATTTGGAGAGGCAGCTGGATGAGCCGATGCCGCAG GTCCCAGATGGTGATCAAGAGCAAGAACTGCTCTGTTCCAAAGTGGTCCCGTTTGCAACTGCCCAGGGCTCACAAAATAGCCAATTGCAGCCAATGAACTCTCTACTTAAGCATAAATCTTTGGAATCCCAACCCTTACAAGACAGAG TTTTCCACGAAGCCTGTGGAGAAGAACCAATGATCTCTGCCAGACTCACTCCAGAGTCCCAG GGATtgctgaaaatggaaaatgcCATGACCCTGTCCCCTGCGTGGGTTCATCAGGATTCATCTCAGATGAACCCCTACAGAGATGAAAGGCAGAATTGTGGCAGCCAGGTCTCCCTGG GTCAGGAAATGCAGGTAAAGACCAGTGATGTGACTACAGGTGAAAAACCAGAAGAAGAGCCTGGACCCCTGTGTGAGGACATTGCCCAGATTCCTGTATGCGAGCAGGAGAGCAGgttacaaagaaaacagaaaagtgcCACAGGGAGTAGGCGGCACATTTGCCATGAATGTGGAAAGAGTTTTGCTCAGAGTTCAGGCCTGAGTAAGCACAAGAGAATCCACACTGGAGAAAAACCTTACGAGTGTGAGGAGTGCCGAAAAGCCTTCATTGGGAGCTCTGCCCTTATCACTCATCAGCGAGTTCACACTGGTGAGAAGCCATATGAGTGTAAAGTATGCGGCAAAGCCTTCAGTCACAGCTCAGACCTTATCAAACACCAGAGAACCCACACTggggagaagccctatgagtgtgaCAACTGTGGGAAAACCTTCAGCCAGAGCTGTAGCCTCCTTGAGCATCACAAAATTCACACTGGGGAGAAGCCATACCTGTGCATCATGTGTGGCAAAGCCTTTAGGCGTAGTTCACATCTCCGGAGACATCAGAGGATCCATACTGGGGCTAAAAGTGTTCATCAGCCTGACCAGGAAAGTCAGGGTAGAACGCAAAGCCAATGGGGAAATACTGCAAATCCTGTGTCTTATAAATGTAATGTGTGTGAGAGAAGTTTCTCTCAGAATACAGGCCTTATTGAACATCAGAAAATCCACACTGGTGAGAAACCCTACCAGTGTGACACATGTGGAAAAGGGTTTACTCGAACTTCTTACCTGGTTCAACACCAGAGAAGCCACATGGGAAAAGGACTTCTGTCACAGTGA
- the LOC125352935 gene encoding zinc finger protein with KRAB and SCAN domains 3-like codes for MARESRASTALDNQTTEDHMGLQIIKVEDKGASFAKKVHLPGSGAQGLEHCRQRFRAFCYLETAGPAQVLSQLRELCRQWLRPDLRSKEQILELLVLEQFLTILPGDLQGWVREQRPESGAEVVVLLEYLERQLDEPMPQVPDGDKEQELLCSKVVPFATAQGSQNSQLQPMNPLIKHESLESQPLQDRVFHEACGEEPMISARLTPESQGLVKMEDAMTLSPAWIHQDSSQMNPYRDERQNCGSQVSLGQEMQVKTSDVTACEKPSEEEPGPLREDIAQIPVWEQESILQRTQKSATGNRQHICYECGKSFAQSSGLHKHKSVHTGEKRYQCKECRKAFSKSSVLITHQRVHTGEKPYKCKECGKAFSHRSDFIKHWRTHTGEKPYECDNCGKTFSRSCNLLEHHRIHTGEKPYSCVMCGKDFRRSSHLRRHQRIHTGAKNVREPGRADQDRMQSQAVNIANPASYKCNVCERSFSQNTDLIEHQKIHTGEKPYQYDTCGKGFTRTCKLDYHQRSHLGKGLLSQ; via the exons ATGGCTAGAGAGTCGAGGGCCAGCACAGCCCTGGACAACCAAACTACAGAGGATCACATGGGACTGCAGATCATAAAGGTGGAGGACAAAGGGGCCTCCTTTGCAAAGAAGGTCCACTTGCCAGGCAGCGGtgcccagggtcttgagcattgTCGCCAGCGTTTCCGTGCTTTCTGCTACCTCGAGACTGCAGGCCCTGCACAGGTGCTGAGCCAGCTGCGGGAGCTCTGCAGGCAGTGGCTGCGGCCGGACCTGCGCAGCAAGGAGCAGATCCTGGAGCTGCTGGTGCTGGAGCAATTTCTCACTATCCTGCCGGGGGACCTGCAGGGCTGGGTGCGGGAGCAGCGCCCAGAGAGTGGGGCAGAGGTGGTGGTGCTGCTGGAGTATTTGGAGAGGCAGCTGGATGAGCCCATGCCGCAG GTCCCAGATGGTGATAAAGAGCAAGAACTGCTCTGTTCCAAAGTGGTCCCATTTGCAACTGCCCAGGGCTCACAAAATAGCCAGTTGCAGCCTATGAACCCTCTAATTAAGCATGAATCTTTGGAATCCCAACCCTTACAAGACAGAG TTTTCCACGAAGCCTGTGGAGAAGAACCAATGATCTCTGCCAGACTCACTCCAGAGTCCCAG GGATTGGTGAAAATGGAAGATGCCATGACCCTGTCCCCTGCATGGATTCACCAGGATTCATCTCAGATGAACCCCTACAGAGATGAAAGGCAGAATTGTGGCAGCCAGGTCTCCCTGG GTCAGGAAATGCAGGTAAAGACCAGTGATGTGACTGCATGTGAAAAACCTTCAGAAGAAGAGCCTGGACCCCTGCGTGAGGACATTGCCCAGATTCCCGTATGGGAGCAGGAGAGCATTTTACAAAGAACACAGAAAAGTGCCACAGGGAATAGGCAGCACATTTGCTATGAATGTGGAAAGAGTTTTGCTCAGAGTTCAGGCCTGCATAAGCACAAGAGCGTCCACACTGGAGAAAAACGCTACCAGTGTAAGGAGTGCAGAAAAGCCTTCAGTAAGAGCTCTGTCCTCATCACTCATCAGCGAGTTCACACTGGTGAGAAGCCGTATAAGTGTAAAGAATGCGGCAAGGCCTTCAGTCATCGCTCAGACTTTATCAAACACTGGAGGACCCACACTggggagaagccctatgagtgtgaCAACTGTGGGAAAACCTTCAGTCGGAGTTGTAACCTCCTTGAGCATCACAGAATTCACACTGGTGAGAAGCCGTACTCGTGTGTCATGTGTGGCAAAGACTTCAGGCGTAGTTCACATCTCCGGAGACATCAGAGGATCCATACTGGGGCTAAAAATGTTCGAGAGCCTGGCCGGGCAGATCAGGATAGAATGCAAAGCCAGGCAGTTAATATTGCAAATCCTGCGTCTTATAAATGCAATGTGTGTGAGAGAAGTTTCTCTCAGAATACAGACCTCATTGAACATCAGAAAATCCACACTGGTGAGAAACCCTACCAGTATGACACATGTGGAAAAGGGTTTACTCGAACTTGTAAGCTGGATTATCACCAGAGAAGCCACCTAGGGAAAGGACTTCTGTCACAGTGA